The stretch of DNA CTGGCTTCGTCATAGTTCTTTGTAAAGAATTCTGCTCTATAATGAGCCCCATCTACCAGTGGCTCTCGGATATATGCTCCTGATTCCTTGCCGTCCACGAAGACTTTGGATTTGGATTCATCCATATCTCGCATTGGAAATCCGTTCTCATGGTATGTAGTCCATGTCCACAGGAAATGGCCTATCTCAAATGGGTATTCTCCTTTCCACTCTGCATGGATTACGCCATCATTTGTCAAAGTATACAATGAATGCCTGCAGTTCTCATTGTTTCCAATGTTTGCGGGAATCTCTATTTTCTGCTTGTCTACATATAGTTCTAGGGTTGCCGAAACCCTGTAGTTGGATTCAATATCGTTGACGCATACCCTTAGCGGGTTGTCTAGATTTAGCCACTGTTGAATGAATATGCTGGCAGTTCCTACCGATATGGCAATCACTGCCGTAATTATCAGGTAGCGTATGGTGCCCTTTCTTTTGGCAGGATTGCCCAAACCAGGCCAATTCATAGCCCAGACTTGGGTCCTATAGGATAAAGTCGTTTCTCTGTGACCAATAATAAAATGAAAAGAGAAGGGTTGTTGGTTTAGATTACTTGCCAGGGGCGAGTTGCGAACGTGATCACATAGCCAACGCCAATGATGATTGATTGATACATGATGTTGGTGTATGGAATTGGTTTTAGTATTGGATCACCCGTAACTACTACTGTTTGTCCTGGGCCTAATCCTGGTCCAACTTGAGCAACGTTGAGTTGAGTGTGTACGTGGTATACGCCTGGCTCTAATGCCTTTGCCCTGATTTCATAATCAAGTACTGCGTTACCTGGGATTTGAAAGACGTTTCCTGGTGGGGTTCTTGCAAGAATCTCCCATCTGTTACCTGCGTTGGTGGACTCTGAGAATATAGAGTTCCAGCCTCTGAGGTCTCTTTCAACAAGACTTACGAACTTGCCAGATAAGACTAGTTCTTCACCTGTTTGCAGTGATTGTCTGTTGAAGGTTTCATCTTCAATCTTTACGAAACGACTCTGTAGTTGTGCTTGAACACCGTGTGCTTCTGCAGTCTGTACCATTTGAGCCAAGTTTGGACCAAGTGTACCGAGTGCCAAAACTACACTGAGTGCTAGTACGATTGTTTTCTTGTCGACCATAGTTATCCCGTTAATTAATCATCGACCCACATAGAATGATATATGTTTTACCGTTTTAATCAGTAGTGAAAGTTAATAGGATCACGCAGTGGTACTGATCTAATAGCTAAACATTAATGTTGAACATTGAAAACATGTTTTTTATAGTTGTAAAACTTTTCATTTCAAGCATGTATGATATAATTTCAGTACATGTTATTAGTAAATCTTATAAAAATTTCAATAAAATTGACCAAAAATAAACTCATGTTTTATATATTGAAAATTACCCATCGGTATCATGGCACAGATGCCGGCATTAATCCCAAAAGAAGTTGAGATTCAGAGACTAAAGAAGATCTGGCTCATCGTTATTGCAATGGGATCCACAGCAGCATCCGTGGAAGTAGACAACTTCGTAGATGGTTCCTTACATCAAACCTCTATCAGAGACTCTGCATTCACACCAGCACACTGGTGGCTTTACTCTCACTTTGTGGCACTACCACTAGGTTGGGGTTCAGTTGCAATCTATGATAGAAAGGTACCAGTACTCAGAGGTCCAAACAACTCCATGAACACAGGCCTAAAGATGACCATTCTAGGTTACCTGGCAACCATGTTCACAATCGGAGTCAATGAAATGTGGCACTTCTGGTTCGTAGAGGAAATCTTCGCAGTACCAAACCACTGGATGTTCAACATGGGTGTAGTAGTAGCATTCATGGGTGCTCTAGCATATGTCGTAAGAGTATATGCTAGACTAGTCGAACTAGGTGCAGAAACACCAGGTGAGAACCCATATGTTGCAGAAATGTACAAGATGGCCCTAGAAGGCAAACTGTACAGCAGAGCAATCCCATAAAACTCTCTTTTTCTCTTTATTTTCCAAGATCGACCCAGCCTGAGATTTTAAGAAAGACTTAAAAGCCAACTATCGATTACAAATTCAAATGACTCTACCAAAAGGATTTGGTTCAGGCGGCTCCGGCGGAGCATCAAGTGCCGATGTAGAGAAGATGATTGGCAGACGTGTAGAAAACATGACTGGCATAATCACCATTTCGTACATTGCAGCTTGGCTAGCAACCTTTGGCGGAACAGCAGCTGGATATTTCTATTATCCATGGGCTTATCCAACACCAAGTGGTCACTATGCATTCATAGTCCTGACAATCATCGAAGCAATTGGCTATCTCTTCTGTGTTAAAGTAATGGAAGAAGGTACCAAGAAGAAGAGCAACGGAATAGTAGGCGCAACACTGGCCGCAACCGCTGTTGGAACAATATTGATCTCTCTGTTCGTCGGAACATAGGGAAAGTTCCTCGACTTTTTCTTATTTTCATTTTTCAATTCTCTCCTTAGGCGGTCCTGATCGCGCCGTTTACAATGCCAATAATTGTCTAAAATTTTATATACTCACCACTGCCCTAACCGGTTAATGGTCTGGCTTAGACGATGTACGCACTACTTGTTCATAGTAGTCGTAGCAGTCAACTCAACCCTGCTTACAATCAACGCAGGAGACTACATCTTCTACACTGACTGGGCATGGACTTCGTATGTCGTGTTCTCAATATCACAGACATTGATGTTGGTGGTAGGTGCAACTTACTATCTGACATTTACCGGAGTTCCAGGAACCGCAACATACTACGCGCTGATTATGACCGTGTATACATGGATCGCAAAAGGCGCATGGTTTGCTCTAGGTTACCCATATGACTTCATTGTTACACCAGTTTGGTTACCATCAGCAATGCTGATTGACTTAGCATACTGGGCTACAAAGAAGAACAAGCACTCACTGATACTATTCGGTGGTGTGTTGTGTGGAATGTCACTGCCATTGTTCAACATGGTAAATCTAATTACCGTGGCTGATCCATTGGAGACTGCTTTCAAATATCCAAGACCAACATTGCCTCCATACATGACTCCAATAGAACCCCAAGTGGGCAAGTTCTATAACAGTCCAGTTGCACTCGGTGCAGGCGCAGGCGCTGTATTATCAGTAACCTTTGCCGCTCTGGGATGTAAGCTGAATACGTGGACGTACAGATGGATGGCAGCTTGGTCCAAGTGGGACTAAAATCCTACAACTCTCTTTTCTCTTGTTTTTTACTATGACTAGCCGTAAGGCTTGATTTTTTCCAAGCAAAATGACCCTGTTTCTAATCGGAGATGAAATTATCTTTTGTGATTACTGAAATTGAGATTAATTTAGGCATCATTAGGATTCTTCTTGAGCCTAATAGTAAGCGATTGCGACAATCTGATTAACAAATGTTGCACATCTTGTGATCTTTTGTTGTCTTGTACCGGGATATGATTTGCTAGAATCTTGTATTATTGAGCCAGCACCAGATACTCTCAGTCGAACCAAAGCCATTTGTCAAGTGGGCGGGAGGAAAAAGGCAGCTAATCTCGGCAATCGACAGGCACATTCCGTCTGAATTTGGCACGTACTTTGAGCCATTTTTGGGAGGGGGGGCAGTACTGTTTCATCTGTTGAGCAAAAACCCCGCCGTGAAATGCAAGGTCTCTGATTTGAACTCTGACTTGGTATTGGCATATGTGACAATTCGCGACAAAGTGGACGAGCTGATTTCAGCACTGGAAAACCATGCAAAAAACTATCACAAAAATCCAGACTCTTACTATTATGGCATAAGGGAAAGCGAGCCGACAGGCCAGATTGCCAAGGTCTCGCGATTACTATTCCTCAATAGGACCTGCTTTAACGGATTGTATCGAGTAAACAGCAAGGGAAAATTCAATGTCCCACTCGGGAGATACTCTAATCCAAATATCGTAAATGAGGAAAATTTGGTTGCCGTCAGCCACGTCTTGCAATCAAAAAGGATTCAGATTAGTTGTCGTGACTTTACCGCAGTTCTATCTGATGCCAAAAAAGGCGATTTTGTGTACTTTGATCCGCCATACCAGCCAGTTAGCGACACTGCAAACTTTACCAGCTATACAAACCGCGACTTTACCTATTCTGACTTGGAAAAACTAGTCAAAGTATCTGAAAAGCTCTCAGACAAGGGCTGCAAGGTTTTGCATTCCAATTCCAATTCCAAGGAAGTAAAAGACCTATTTTCAAAGGGCTGGAAGGTAATCGAGGTTGCCGCCAATAGGGCGATAAACTCGGATTCTGCAAAAAGGACAGGCCAAAAAGAACTACTCATCAAAAATTATTAGAATAAGCTTCGAACGGGATCCGAACCCGCGACCTTTACCTTACCAAGGTAACGCTCTACCAGGCTGAGCTATCGAAGCGATAATTTTTTGCTCAATCAAATCCTAATTATACTTACTTGAGATGATCTGCAAAAACATCAACTGTTAAATTTCAGCCAGAATTTAGCTATTTTGCAGGAGTCGCCGAGCCTGGCCAAAGTAAGCAACAAAAATTGCTTTTGGACGCGCGGGACTTAAGATCTAATAATGGGTGATCCCGTCTCTTAGGGGTTCGTGGGTTCAAATCCCACCTCCTGCACCTTTTTCTATTTAGGATGCTTGATTCCGCGAGAATTCAAAACTTCGTAAACGTCTGGTAGCGAAAACACATAGCCAATATGTACACAGTCTTTTTCCTCGCAAAGCTGGCAGAACAGCTCGCCCTTTTGGATTGCAACTTCGGCAATTCTGTTTTTGATGTTATCCTTTAGAACAACTCGGTCATCGTCCACTGCAACTTTTTCTATCTTTGGTGCATATCTTGCAAAGGTCTTGTCCTTTTGCATTGTCTGCTCTAACATGTAAGTCACATAACCTGAAAAGCTGTTAATTCCCTTCATTACTAGTTCGGACTTGTTCTTTTCAAATACGTCAAAGAACTTGTCATACACTTCTTCGGAGACCGTAATGGATTTGAAACCTGCTTTTGGCATTTTACTTACCTATTACCGTACTTTAAGGTACCCTACTATTTAACGTTTTTTGTAAGCGGGATCTTTTACCTCTTCGGTGAAAAATTGACCCTGTTACCTTTCGGTGATAACTCATTTGATAACACCATACTCTATATCATATTCAAATGGATAGCCGTTCTTTGTCATACAGTTAGGGCAAATTGTTATTAGGTGTTCCTTTATTCGTGGTTCCGTCATGGCATCATGATGAGGGTTTTCTTGTATTGTTATGCTATACCAAATCTGATTTTCTCTATTAATTGGAATCTCACACTCTCTGCAATAAAATGGATCTTTCGGCTCGATTGGTTTTTTGTTTCGCTTGATTGAATCTCGTCCAAACCAGAACAGACATTGCTCTTCATTACATTTAGGACAATTTCCTCTATACTCATATTCATGAACACCAAAAATGCGATTTGGTGACGCTATTGCATCTTTATTACCTCGTTCTCGTTCAAATTTTCTTATCATATCTGTTAACAACGCACTTCCTAGTGGTGTCATTCCTTTCATTGCAACTTTACGTGGTTCCCATTTGACTTTTTTATGATTAAAAAATTCATCGCAATTCCAACATTGCATATCAACTGGTTCATTTTTGAAAAACTTCACATTAATCCTTAGTTGCATTTTGAATTAAGGTTATCCATTTATTCTGGCCTTCAATTTTTACACCGCTAGCTTCGGCAGGGGTTTTCCCTTTCAAGCCCATGCGTGGTCAAGTAATTGTGGTAGATTTTGAATCAATAAAAGAAGTCAAATTTGTAGATGTGAATATCACATCAATAGCATAAATAATTAGGTCTGATAATAAAAGCGACTTTGGCAAGAGGCTATTCATTACAAGAAATGCAAGAAAAACTAATCGAGGTTTTATCAGATTCCAAGACTGGATTATCTGGAGTAGAGATTGCAGAAAGACTCAAAGTTAACCGTGCAACAATGGCAAAATACCTCAATGTTTTTGCAGCAGAAGGAATAATCCGACAAAAAAACATTGGCAATGCAAATCTGTGGTTTGTAGATTTTGGAACAGAAACACTCCAGTTTCCTGCAGACTACTATAGGGTCAAAGAAAAATTCCTAGAACATTTGGTTTCAAACCAGCAACATCAAGCATATCAATTGATTCGAAATTCGTTTCATTCTGGAGCAGACATTGCGACTCTGATAATCGAGGTAATCTTGCCGGCAATTGCATCTGTGGAGGACTTGTATCTCAAAGCCAAAATTGGCACATCCGAGGCAAAAATGCTTCGCGGAGTAATTGCAAACTCTATTCAAATTCTAAACTCACAAGAAGAGCCAGACACAAAAAGAAACACAGTCTTGCTTTCTACAGACCAATCAAGCGTTCTTTATTCACAAGCAGCATCTGCTGCACTTGCATCAAAGGGGTGGCAGATTTGGCAAGTAGGCGACGTGTCTGATTCTATTGGAGTACTGTATGATCTTGATTTGCAGAAATTCATCACAAAAATCTGGAAGCAAAAACAAGGAGCAATGGTAATCGCAATATTTTCTGCAACAGAGGAAGGTGCAAAATTTTTCTCAGAATCAGCAAATTCAATCAAGCCCAAGTTTGGCAAAAATCTGCATGTTGTAGCTCATTCCAGAGCGCAAAAACAAGGAGTAAAGGCCGAATTTGCAAGCGAGAAACTGGAATCAGTCATACAATGGATAGACTCTATTTCTGGTTTGTAAAATGGTGGGCCGAGAGAGATTCGAACTCTCGACCTTTCGATGTCTGAAAGGTTGTTTTATCAGTCGAACGCTCCAGCCAAGCTGAGCTACCGGCCCTAAAAAAATCCAAATAAAACGGACTTAAAAGTGTGTGGTCAGTTCTTCCATTTTATGGAGCAACCAATAGAAGGATCGAAATCTTTTGGAATTGGTTGACCTGCAAGTAATTTTTCTACAGTTGCAATCATTGTTTTTTCCGTAGCCTTGTCTTCTGGCTTCATTGCATTGTCTATTTTCCCATGAAATACTAGCTTGCGCTCTTTGTTGAACAAAAACGGATCTGGTGTGCATACTGCACCGTATTTTTTTGCCACTTGTTGTGTTTCATCTACCAAATACCAAAATGAGATTCCTCGCTGTTTTGCAAATTCCTTCATGCTATCAAAGCTGTCGTCTGGATATGCAACTGCATCGTTGCTGTTGATTCCGACTACTGCCAGCTTTCCTTTGAACTTGTTTTGGACCTCGTTTATTGCGTCAACCTTTGCCTTGACATATGGACAGTGGTTGCACATGAAAATTACAAGAAGCGCATCATAGTCTTTGAAGCTAGCAAGTGAATGCTTTTTGTCGTCTACTCCCAAAAGCTCAAAGTCTGGAGCAGAGTCGCCCTTTTTGAGTACCACTTGGGATTCCATTACGACCATGTTGTGCGCAATTTGTTTTGCAAATAAAAATTCTTGCCTAAATCAAAGACAACAATTAAAATCTGCACAACGGAGCCATTCCTTAAGGGCTGATAGTTCAGGGGTAGAATGCTCGCCTTGCACGCGAGAGGTCAGGGGTTCAAATCCCCTTCAGTCCATACATCGATCTTTTTTGCAAATCTGGGTCTGAGAGATGGATTTAAATATGATAATCAAAGTGGATTATCTTAATGGCGATTCCACAAGTTGCAAGCGAATCAATCGCTGTATGGATACCAATGATTGTCGGTTTAGCTCCAGGATTAGTTTACTGGTTTGTTATTACCGGCATGCGAAATAGAAAATAACCTCATTTCTTATCTTTTATTCTTAATTTTTGTAAAACCTTCTAGTCCACATTGTTTACAATGTGTAATTCCTCATGTGATTAATGTCTCCTGTGTAGGGAAATTGAAATGAAAATATTCGTATTTGCTCTATTGTTCCTGCTCTTTCCAATAACTACTGTATTTGCCCAAGTAACTGATACGCAATCCACGCTTGGGGTCAAGCTTACAAACACAGCCCCCTTCATCTACAAAGACGATGAAGGATATACTGTTGTAATCGGTGAAGTAGAGAACACAAAGAGCTTTCCAGTGAATAATGTCCGGGTTTGGGTCGGATTCTTTTCTGGCCAGGCAGCAGGCCCTGCTGGCGAAACTCCGCTAGAAACAGTAACTGGAACCAGCCTCTTGGAGGTGATTCCGGCAAAGGGCAAATCGCCATTTATCGTAAAATCTGAAACCCCAGACCCGGAAATTGCCGAAGTGACAATAAACATTCTGGGATTCAATTCCGCTACACAAAAACAGCAACTCTTAGAAGTAAAACCGGGCGCGCTAGTCATTGGCGAAACAATTACCCTTGATGCGCAAATCACAAACACCGGCGCAAATCCTGCAGAAAACATCAGAGCACATCTAATTGGCTATGATGCGTTTAGTCCTCCAAGAATTGTGGGAATTCAAACCGTAACTCTGGATGAAATCGCATCAAAGAAAACAGGAAAAGTATCATTTGATGCTGTAATGGACAACAGAGCATCGTCGTTTAAAGTGATTGCAGAATCTGATGGTTTACAATCCAAGATGACAAATGTGGACGAAGTATCGCTAGAATCGCCAACTCGACTAATCACAATAAATGATGTTGAGGTGTTGGGTTCTGATGGAGAGAGAATTTCCAAAATCAAGATTGGCCAAACCGTAGACATTTCAAGCCAGCTCTCAATATTTGCCTCGTCTGATACTCCCGAGCAAGACTATGTGTACTATGTCCAAGTGAGGCAGTTTGGCGAAAAACCACAGGTAGAGTTCTTGGGATTTACCGAAGGCAAGTTTGACTCGACAGATCCGCAAACAGCAACAGTAAGCTGGACTCCACAAAGCGAGGGCGGATTCTTCATTGAGACATATGTCTGGGATCTGGACGCAGTGGCGCTTGCAGCCCCAAGCAAGACAATATCTGTCATACTGGTAACACCATAAATTCATCTTTGTGTATCTGGTAGTATGGCAAAATTTTCCCTAGTTGCGATGGGTGGCACATTTGACATAATACACAAGGGACATCTGGCATTATTGCAGGGGGCATTTTCTGTTTCAGACAATGTCATAATTGGTCTGACAAGTGACGAGCTTGCCAAAAAAAAGGGCAAAAAGCTAAACCATGATTATTTGCAAAGGCTGGAAACACTAAAGCAGACAATAGAAAGAAAATTCCTAGGCAAATCATACACCATTAGCAAGCTTGACAACGACTTTGGCCCTGCAGTAATTGAAGGAAACGTCCAGGCGCTGGTAGTAAGCGACGAAACGGCACACCAGGGGGATGTACTAAACAGGCTCCGAGCGCAAAGAGAACTCCCACCCGTCCAGACCATAGTGGTGCCAATGGTCTTGGCCCAAGACGGCAAGCGGATTTCCACCACTAGGATTCGCAATTCCGAGATTGACGCTCAGGGAAACCTGATTCAAAGTTGACCAAGTGTTGTTGACTTTTTGAGTCATCTGGATAAAACAAAAATTTCCAAGAATTCCGTGCTTGACTCTGATTAACCACATGTCAAAAAAGTTCAAAAACGACGTTACGGGCCTGCAGGAAGGCCTTCATCCGGAAAGCCTGGCGTTTTGGTATGGTATAGTAATAAAAGAAGCAAAGGAAATGGCGCCGTCCTGGCTCGTGGATAAAATCAACGTAAAACAGGATCCCATACTGCCAATGAAGTTCAACTTGGATATATCAAAAAGAGCCGTTCGCTATTTTATGATGGCAGTGGATAACAACCTGCACAAAATGCCCACATCCACAAAACTATACTTTCTCAAAGTAGAAGAGACACTATCTAATGAGATGGACAAGTCACTAGTCTAGCCCTTTGTGATCTCTACTGTTTCTATGATTGTCTTGGTATCTATTATCTGATTTACGTTATCCAAAACAGACTGGATAAAATCAACAAAAATGTCTACTTGGATTGTGTCCTTTAGGACAATGGAGTGAGCGGACTTGTCCTTTAGTGCAATTACAACTTCGTTGTCGTACACATTTAGAATTGATGAGATGAATGTCTCTTTCCCATCCTTGATGAAAATAAGGCTTGCAAGCTTGGCTGCTTCGTGTTTGTCCTGACAGATTACTCGCGTCTTCATTTGTCTTCTAGGAGGAATTTGTCGATCTGGTCCTTGGCTTTTTCCCTTTTTTGCTGATGTGCAACCAGAAACTCGGTTACCTTTTCGATTAGGATTGCCTTTAGCTCGCCTGTGAGCATTTTGCCTGACTTGTAGTCGTCGTATATTGTCTTTAGCTTCTTGTCGTCTGGCTCAAAAAAGATTCTCAGATATTGATACGACACATCAATGTCTGGGTTTCCACCAATTTTGCGGTGCTCTTCTACCGTTGACTGGCCTCCGGAAAATGCGTACTTGTTTATCTTTTTCTTGATCTGCTCTGGTGTGTCAGTCGTGTATATTGTACCGGATTCTTCTGATGCGGACATTTTTCCGCCAGGTCCTGAGAGTGCTGGGATCATAATATTGTGGATTAGCGCAGGCTTTTCCTTGCCTATGCGTGGTGCAACATCGCGCGTTATTCTAAAGTGCGGATCTTGGTCTACCCCAAGCGGAATCAGAACCGGCCTGTCCTCAATAAAGCACGGGGCCGACTGGAGCGACGTATAAAATATCATGCCAACATTTGTCTCGTTTGTAAAGCCAAAGACAGCCTTGGTGTTGGAAAAATTGATCTTTTTTGCAACCTGAGATGCAATGGGGTATAGGGTCTTGATGTTTTTGGTGTTGATGATTATCTTTGTTTTATCTGGTTTGAATCCAAGTGCGATAAAGTCTAGCGCATTTTCATAGGCAAATTTGCTTGTCTGCTCTAGTGTTAGGTCTTGCTTTGCAAAGAATTTCTCATCATCTGTTAGCTGAAAGTACAGGTTTGTGTCGAATTTTTCCTGCAGCCACTTTGTGAAAACCCATGGAACCAGATGACCAATGTGGGTGTGGCCTGAGGGGCCTCGTCCTGTATACAAAAAGAACTTTTTTCCCTTTTGGTAATCTGAGAGAATTCTCGACAGGTCTCGGTGCGAGAAGAAAACGCCGCGCCTGAGCATAAAGTGAAGCTCACCAGTCACGGCTTCGATTTTTTTTAGAATTTCTTGCGTAATCTTTTCCGTGCCAAATTGTTTGATGAGCTTGTCATAGTCAATTTCTCCTTCTACGTGCCAGGGAGTGACAATGAAATCATCAGAAGGCATCCATGGTCAAGTTAGGTTAAGGTTTAAAAAGTCTTTTCGGGTCGTTTTGCTGTTGTCTCAAGTTCTCCATCCAATTGAGAAAACAATAATCAAACTATTACAAGCTGAAAAAAATCTCACAGAATCACAAATCATGGAAAAAACCAAACTTTCTGCAGACCAGACAAGGCGCGGAATAGAGTGGCTTCGACTAAAGAATCTGGCAGTGGTGCAAGAATCAGAACAATTGTTTTTTGCTTTGGGCAAAAACGGACTTGTGGCAAACAAGGAAGGACTACCGGAACGAAAACTGGTAAATCTGGTTTCTGGTGCACCTGTACCATTTGATGAGCTGCGAAAAAAACTACTAGATGAGATGAATGTGGCAATTGCAAATGCCAAAAAAAACGATTGGATAACAATAACAAAAAATGATTCTGGAAGCATTGTTTCGCTAAAGACAAAGCCGGACCCGACAAGCGAGGAGAAAATCCTCTCGCAAATAGGTGAAGGCAAAGTCCAACAAGACCAGATCAAAGATTCTGCCGCGCTGGAATCACTCAAAAAAAGACCTGACTATATCATACTAGAATCTGTCAAAACCAAGACGCTTTCGTTATCGGAGCAGGCAAAGTCAATTGACGTTGATGCAGCTGACTCTGGTGCAATAGATGTTGAAGCGGACGTTCCTATGATTCATGCAGCAAAAACTCACCCACTCAAAGACACAATTGGCGAAATTCGCGAAATCTTTGTCAGCCTTGGCTTTACGGAAATTGCAGGCAATCTAGCACAGCCTGGGTTTTGGAACTTTGATGCATTGTTCACACCACAGGACCACCCTGCTAGGGAAATGCAAGATACATTTTACATCAAAGACAAGCTTGCACAAAACTTTGCAACCCAAGCCCAGATTAACTCTGTTTCTGCCTCTCACAAAAAGGGATGGAAATATCCATGGAATCTGGATGCTGCACGAAAAATGGTTTTGCGAACCCACACCACATGTGTCACCATAAAATATCTAGCAGAGCACAAGCCAAGTGAAGCCCGAGTGTTTTCATTGGGACGTGTATTCAGAAATGAAAAGGTTAGCTACAAACATCTAGTAGAGTTTAACCAAGTGGAAGGAATTGTCGTAGGAAAAAATGTCTCGCTGCGAGACCTGATGGGAATCCAGACGCAATTTTACAAAAAGCTAGGCCTAAACAAAATAAAATTCTGGCCCACATTTTTCCCATACACAGAGCCATCCTTGCAAACAATGGTGTACAATGAAAAGCTGGACAAGTGGATTGAGCTATTTGGTATGGGAATATTCCGACCCGAGGTGACTAGGCCATTTGGAATCACGCGTCCTGTTTTGGCGTGGGGTGGGGGAATTGAGAGAATTGCAATGCTAAAGTACGGACTGGATGACGTTCGCGAATTTTACAACAACAACCTAAGCTGGCTGAGGAGCACCCCAAAATGCCAGTAGTCACACTATATCTTTCAAGGCTGCAAAAACTCGTAGGCAAAACAAACAAAAACAAGATAATTGACGCGCTACCGTTTTTGGGCCTTGACATAGAAGAGCAGACAGACCAGTATATTCGAGTAGAATACAGCCCAAACAGGCCAGACTATGCGACAGATGTTGGAATTGCAACCGGACTCCAGGGACTGCTTGGGATCAAAAAAGGAATTGCCAAGCTAGCAATCAAAAAAGCTGACAAAAACTATTCCATCAAGACAGATCCTGCAGTAAAAAAGATCCGACCATATGTTTTGGGGTTGATTGCAAGGGGAGGCAAGCTAGATGATGAAATCATTCGACAGCTAATTGCACTACAAGAAGACCTTCACTTTGGCGTTGGAAGAAGGCGCAAAAAGGCATCAATTGGGATACACAACCTTGATGCCGTAAAACTTCCGTTATTGTACACTGTCAAATCCAGAGATCACAAGTTTGTGCCGCTTGCCACAGACAAGAAAGTCTCTGTATCGCAGATCCTCGATACCATGGATGCTGGCAAGGAATATTCCCCAATACTTGGGAATGCTTCTGGCGTTCCAATGATTCTGGATGCACAGCAAAACACCATCTCTTTTCCACCAATAATCAACTCTGCACTGACCACA from Candidatus Nitrosotenuis aquarius encodes:
- a CDS encoding phenylalanine--tRNA ligase subunit alpha — encoded protein: MSQVLHPIEKTIIKLLQAEKNLTESQIMEKTKLSADQTRRGIEWLRLKNLAVVQESEQLFFALGKNGLVANKEGLPERKLVNLVSGAPVPFDELRKKLLDEMNVAIANAKKNDWITITKNDSGSIVSLKTKPDPTSEEKILSQIGEGKVQQDQIKDSAALESLKKRPDYIILESVKTKTLSLSEQAKSIDVDAADSGAIDVEADVPMIHAAKTHPLKDTIGEIREIFVSLGFTEIAGNLAQPGFWNFDALFTPQDHPAREMQDTFYIKDKLAQNFATQAQINSVSASHKKGWKYPWNLDAARKMVLRTHTTCVTIKYLAEHKPSEARVFSLGRVFRNEKVSYKHLVEFNQVEGIVVGKNVSLRDLMGIQTQFYKKLGLNKIKFWPTFFPYTEPSLQTMVYNEKLDKWIELFGMGIFRPEVTRPFGITRPVLAWGGGIERIAMLKYGLDDVREFYNNNLSWLRSTPKCQ